Proteins found in one Stigmatopora nigra isolate UIUO_SnigA chromosome 15, RoL_Snig_1.1, whole genome shotgun sequence genomic segment:
- the LOC144208801 gene encoding serine/threonine-protein kinase pim-2-like isoform X2 yields MSGKPVQAKVRRRMLNRKTEQRSGKTGGHGKCIPSRMTTRKSNLKPETQRLKNNKRACIKTHYRTKKPSERCLKMIKKRRAKCVRETETHTTRQRGKPTLRAAMARVAKSLRRNSDSTAEPPTKKLRFKCNGQPEKTAPLPGSPRKQETFTEKQIDRHPIAPMTRAKRKSYKELGPLESMASGPCVGLLSTTKPETFIKKTTSLNKDEQIQRTCSSKSRDMVPQNLSGISPKSSLTIRDTIIKYNSTLETLSKKPNEIPLETLFSTYQQAATNRELFEEKYQQVNKLGQGGFGSVYAGYRKSDCFPVAIKYIHKENIKGLRKDYPIEAVLMVQASIRKNSDGKSAVVSLLNKYDLEHQIVLVMERPVPSVDLFTYITRCRLCALPECEAKNIMKQLVVAAINMHAVDVFHRDLKQENILLEATSGGPRVRIIDFGCSCFASNEPYRDYDGTFRYAPPEYVLRRTYTAGPTTVWHLGALLFELMAGTKRFDTQMFLSQMLRLNRVFSEECEDLLWKCLNLDPEKRATLEQMQEHPWLT; encoded by the exons ATGTCTGGTAAGCCTGTACAAGCTAAAGTAAGGAGGAGAATGCTGAACAGAAAAACAGAGCAAAGGAGTGGAAAAACGGGGGGACATGGGAAATGTATACCTTCTAGAATGACTACAAGAAAGTCCAATTTAAAACCAGAAACTCAGAggttgaaaaataacaaaagagcATGTATAAAAACGCATTACAGAACCAAGAAACCATCTGAAAGATGCTTGAAGATGATTAAAAAGAGGAGAGCAAAGTGCGTCAGGGAAACAGAGACACACACAACTAGGCAAAGAGGGAAACCAACTCTGAGAGCAGCGATGGCTAGGGTGGCTAAGAGTCTTAGGAGAAATTCTGACTCAACTGCAGAACcacctacaaaaaaactgagatTTAAATGCAATGGGCAGCCTGAAAAAACGGCTCCTTTACCAGGAAGCCCGAGAAAACAAGAGACATTTACGGAAAAGCAAATAGATAGACACCCCATAGCACCAATGACTAGAGCAAAGAGAAAGTCCTATAAAGAACTCGGACCCTTAGAGTCAATGGCAAGTGGACCATGTGTAGGACTTTTGAGTACCACAAAACCAGAGACATTCATCAAGAAAACTACATCATTGAATAAAGATGAACAGATTCAAAGGACATGTTCAAGCAAAAGCAGAGACATGGTCCCCCAAAACCTGAGCGGTATAAGCCCAAAAAGTTCTCTGACAATCAGAGACACTATTATAAAGTACAACTCAACATTAGAAACGCTCTCAAAGAAGCCCAATGAAATACCCTTGGAAACACTGTTTTCAACCTACCAACAGGCTGCAACCAATCGAG AATTGTTTGAAGAGAAATATCAGCAGGTCAACAAACTTGGTCAAGGCGGCTTTGGTTCAGTTTACGCTGGTTACAGAAAAAGTGACTGTTTTCCT GTGGCgattaaatacatacacaaagaG aatatCAAGGGATTGAGGAAGGACTATCCTATTGAAGCGGTGCTCATGGTACAAGCATCCATCAGAAAGAACTCTGATGGCAAGTCTGCAGTTGTGTCATTGTTGAATAAGTACGACCTGGAGCATCAGATTGTGCTGGTCATGGAGAGACCGGTCCCTTCTGTGGACCTGTTTACCTACATCACAAGATGTAGGCTTTGCGCGCTGCCAGAGTGTGAAGCAAAG AATATCATGAAGCAGCTGGTTGTCGCAGCTATCAATATGCACGCGGTGGATGTCTTCCATCGAGATTTGAAGCAAGAGAATATTCTTCTGGAAGCAACCTCTGGTGGCCCCCGCGTGCGAATCATTGACTTTGGCTGCAGTTGCTTTGCCAGCAATGAGCCATACCGGGATTATGACG GCACTTTTAGATATGCTCCTCCAGAGTATGTTCTAAGACGGACATACACCGCCGGTCCAACCACTGTGTGGCACCTGGGCGCGCTGCTCTTTGAATTGATGGCTGGAACCAAGCGCTTTGACACCCAGATGTTCCTTTCCCAGATGTTAAGACTGAACCGGGTTTTTTCGGAAG AATGCGAAGATTTATTATGGAAATGCTTGAATTTGGATCCGGAGAAGCGAGCCACCTTGGAGCAGATGCAAGAGCACCCATGGCTTACATGA
- the LOC144208801 gene encoding serine/threonine-protein kinase pim-1-like isoform X1: MSGKPVQAKVRRRMLNRKTEQRSGKTGGHGKCIPSRMTTRKSNLKPETQRLKNNKRACIKTHYRTKKPSERCLKMIKKRRAKCVRETETHTTRQRGKPTLRAAMARVAKSLRRNSDSTAEPPTKKLRFKCNGQPEKTAPLPGSPRKQETFTEKQIDRHPIAPMTRAKRKSYKELGPLESMASGPCVGLLSTTKPETFIKKTTSLNKDEQIQRTCSSKSRDMVPQNLSGISPKSSLTIRDTIIKYNSTLETLSKKPNEIPLETLFSTYQQAATNRELFEEKYQQVNKLGQGGFGSVYAGYRKSDCFPVAIKYIHKEVKSIPVNIKGLRKDYPIEAVLMVQASIRKNSDGKSAVVSLLNKYDLEHQIVLVMERPVPSVDLFTYITRCRLCALPECEAKNIMKQLVVAAINMHAVDVFHRDLKQENILLEATSGGPRVRIIDFGCSCFASNEPYRDYDGTFRYAPPEYVLRRTYTAGPTTVWHLGALLFELMAGTKRFDTQMFLSQMLRLNRVFSEECEDLLWKCLNLDPEKRATLEQMQEHPWLT, translated from the exons ATGTCTGGTAAGCCTGTACAAGCTAAAGTAAGGAGGAGAATGCTGAACAGAAAAACAGAGCAAAGGAGTGGAAAAACGGGGGGACATGGGAAATGTATACCTTCTAGAATGACTACAAGAAAGTCCAATTTAAAACCAGAAACTCAGAggttgaaaaataacaaaagagcATGTATAAAAACGCATTACAGAACCAAGAAACCATCTGAAAGATGCTTGAAGATGATTAAAAAGAGGAGAGCAAAGTGCGTCAGGGAAACAGAGACACACACAACTAGGCAAAGAGGGAAACCAACTCTGAGAGCAGCGATGGCTAGGGTGGCTAAGAGTCTTAGGAGAAATTCTGACTCAACTGCAGAACcacctacaaaaaaactgagatTTAAATGCAATGGGCAGCCTGAAAAAACGGCTCCTTTACCAGGAAGCCCGAGAAAACAAGAGACATTTACGGAAAAGCAAATAGATAGACACCCCATAGCACCAATGACTAGAGCAAAGAGAAAGTCCTATAAAGAACTCGGACCCTTAGAGTCAATGGCAAGTGGACCATGTGTAGGACTTTTGAGTACCACAAAACCAGAGACATTCATCAAGAAAACTACATCATTGAATAAAGATGAACAGATTCAAAGGACATGTTCAAGCAAAAGCAGAGACATGGTCCCCCAAAACCTGAGCGGTATAAGCCCAAAAAGTTCTCTGACAATCAGAGACACTATTATAAAGTACAACTCAACATTAGAAACGCTCTCAAAGAAGCCCAATGAAATACCCTTGGAAACACTGTTTTCAACCTACCAACAGGCTGCAACCAATCGAG AATTGTTTGAAGAGAAATATCAGCAGGTCAACAAACTTGGTCAAGGCGGCTTTGGTTCAGTTTACGCTGGTTACAGAAAAAGTGACTGTTTTCCT GTGGCgattaaatacatacacaaagaGGTAAAAAGTATTCCAGTG aatatCAAGGGATTGAGGAAGGACTATCCTATTGAAGCGGTGCTCATGGTACAAGCATCCATCAGAAAGAACTCTGATGGCAAGTCTGCAGTTGTGTCATTGTTGAATAAGTACGACCTGGAGCATCAGATTGTGCTGGTCATGGAGAGACCGGTCCCTTCTGTGGACCTGTTTACCTACATCACAAGATGTAGGCTTTGCGCGCTGCCAGAGTGTGAAGCAAAG AATATCATGAAGCAGCTGGTTGTCGCAGCTATCAATATGCACGCGGTGGATGTCTTCCATCGAGATTTGAAGCAAGAGAATATTCTTCTGGAAGCAACCTCTGGTGGCCCCCGCGTGCGAATCATTGACTTTGGCTGCAGTTGCTTTGCCAGCAATGAGCCATACCGGGATTATGACG GCACTTTTAGATATGCTCCTCCAGAGTATGTTCTAAGACGGACATACACCGCCGGTCCAACCACTGTGTGGCACCTGGGCGCGCTGCTCTTTGAATTGATGGCTGGAACCAAGCGCTTTGACACCCAGATGTTCCTTTCCCAGATGTTAAGACTGAACCGGGTTTTTTCGGAAG AATGCGAAGATTTATTATGGAAATGCTTGAATTTGGATCCGGAGAAGCGAGCCACCTTGGAGCAGATGCAAGAGCACCCATGGCTTACATGA